CGATCGCTCGGATCAGCACACCGCCTGATCCGGCGGTCAGCGCGTACCGACCGCCACGCCCATCGGCGGCGGACGGCGCGTGCCGTTGCCGGTGGCCCGCGGGCCGCCTCGATCCGACCAGCTCACACGAAGGGGCACGACGTGCAACGTCACGGCTGCGTGATCCGACTCCGACCGGAGCAGCGGGAAACCTATCTTCGGCTGCACGCCACCGTCTGGCCGAGCGTCGAGCAGACGCTGCGCGAGGCGAACTTCCGCAACTACACCATCTTCCTCCACGACGACCTGCTCTTCGGCTACTACGAGTACGTCGGCGACGACTACGACGCCGACCTGCGGCTCATCGCTGCGGACCCGCAGACACAGGAGTGGTGGAAGCTGACCGACCCGTGTCAGGAGTCGCTCGCCGAGCCCGGCTCGGGGGACTGGTGGGCGCCGATGCGGGAGGTCTGGCACCTGGCCGACGAGGCCGTCGAGCAGGCACCCGACCCGGCCGGGCAGGGCTCCGGCAGCTAGCTGACACGGAGCTACGACGGCGGCCTACCGACCCGCGACGAACGCCGGTCGGATGGGACCCCAGTGGACGGGCGGGGCCGACGGCCCCGCCCGTTCCTGTCGACCGGCGGGAGGCAGTGCCGCGGACTTTCGTACGCCCCGGCGGGGTGACAACTCCGCCCCCGCATTGAAGACTAGCTTCATTCGTTGGTGTGGATCGGTCAATATCCTACGGAGGAAGCGTGCTCACCAGAAGGAACCTGCTCGTCGCTGCCGGTGCGGCGGTGGTCGGCGCCGTACCGCTGGCCAACTCGGCCACTGCCGCGTTGCCGCAGCTGGACATGGAAGCGCTGATCAAGGCGGCGCAGATCGACCCGCGTCGGCCGGACACCGCTCTCACCGACGGGGCCAAGGACAGCGTCCTTCTGGTGGAGCGTGCCCTCCAGGCGAGAGGGCTGCTGTCGTCCACGTACGTCGACGGGCATTTCGGCACCAGCACGATCGCCGCGTACGCGGCGTACCAGCGGTCCCTCGGCTACACCGGTCTCGACGCGACCGGCCTGCCCGGCCCGTCGTCGCTGCGGTCGCTCGGCGAGGGGCGTTACGCGGTGGTCAGGGCGATCTCACCCGGCAGTGTGGTGACCCTGCGCGGTGTGCAGGTCAACACGCGCACCAGGTCGATGCTGTTCGAGGCCGAACGCCTGCTCGGCCGTCAGCTCGGCATCACGCAGGGCTCGTACAGCAGCGGTGTGGGCGCATCCGCCGGCACGCACGACGGCGGCGGTGCGCTCGATCTCTCGGTCAGCGGGCTCTCCTCAGCCGTGCGAACGGATGTGCTGCGTCGACTGCGGACGGTGGGCTTCGCCGCGTGGCTGCGGACCCCGGCCCAGGGGGACTGGGGCTACCACATCCACGCCATCGCGCTGTCCGACACCGACCAGTCGACAGGTGCGCAGAACCAGGCCGGCGACTACTACCTCGGTCGTAACGGCCTGGCCAACCGGGGCGCCGATGACGGGCCGGCAGTCAGCCCCAAGCGGACCTGGGAGGAATACCAGCGCACGCTCTGAGGCTCACGGTCCTCCCATGACCGTGGCCGGGGCATGATCCACTCACGTTCGTGACAGTCGGGGCATCCGCGGTGTCCGGACACCCCGACTTCACCAACGTCGAGTCGATCATGTCTTCGAAAAGATTCTGGCGTTCCTGTCGAATGGGGTTGATCCTCTTCGTAGCCCTGGTGAGAGCGCGGCACAACAGCGGGCCACGCACCCACTGGAGGGCACGATGACCAGCACAGCGACCACCACTACCACCACCACGTCGACCTTCGGCGCGCTGATTCGTACCGGTCTCATCGCCACGGTCGCCGCGAGCGCCGCCACCATGGCCGTCGCCGCCGTCGGCCACGCGGCGGGCATCAGCCTCGACGTGGCCGACGCGCCGATCCCGGTGACCGGGTTCGGCGTGCTGACCGCCGTATTCTCGCTGGTCGGGGTGCTCCTCGCCGCGTTGCTGTCCCGTTTCGCCCGGCGTCCGCGGCGCACGTTCGTCCGCACGACCGTGGTGCTCACCGTCCTGTCGCTGGTGCCGGACGTGATCGCGGACGCCGGGGTGGGCACCAAGGCGCTGCTGATGCTCACCCACCTGGTCGCGGCCGCGATCGTGATCCCCGCCGTCGCGCGCCGCCTGGCCGCCTGACCTGCCGCCATCCACCCGTCGACCTACCGGAGGAACGTCATGAAGCAGTACCTGCTGTCCGTGCACTTCGTCGAGGGCGCGCCGGCCCCGTCCGACGAGGAGATGCAGACCATGTTCGCGGAAACCGGCCGGATCAACGACGAGATGCTGGCCGCAGGCGCCTGGGTCTTCGGCGGAGGGCTCCTCTCGCCCGACAGCGCCACCGTCGTCCGGGTCGAGAACGGCGCCACCACCATGAGCGATGGGCCGTTCGCCGAGACGAAGGAGCACATCGCCGGGTTCTGGGTCATCAGGTGCGAGGACCTGGACCAGGCGCTCGCCTGGGCCGAGAAGTGCGCGGCGGCCTGCGGCCCGGTCGAGGTGCGCCCCTTCGACGACCTGTCCCAGGCCTGAACAGGGGTCGGTCACCCAACATGGACCTGGCGAGCATCTACCGCGCGGAATACGGCCGCTGCGTCGCCACCCTGGCCCGCGTCCTCGGTGACATCAACCTCGCCGAGGAGGCGGTCCAGGACGCCTTCACCACGGCGTTGCAGAAGTGGCAGACCCCGCCGCCCAACCCGGGCGCCTGGATCGTGACCACCGCCCGCAACCGGGCCGTCGACCGGCTCCGCCGGGAGTCGACCCGCGAGGCCCGGCACGCCCAGGCACTGCTGCTGCACCACCAGGACGAGCCGCGAGAGGTGGGACCGGTGAAGGACGACCAGCTGCGACTCATCTTCACCTGCTGCCACCCGGCGCTCGCTCCCGACGCGCGGACCGCCCTCACGCTGCGCCTGCTCGGTGGCCTCGACGTATCGGAGATCGCCCGGGCGTACCTGGTCCAGGAGGCCACCGTCGCCCAGCGGATCGTGCGCGCCAAGAAGAAGATCCGGGACGCCAACATCCCGTACCGGGTGCCCGCCGAACATGAGCTGCCGGACCGGCTGCCGCCGGTGCTCACCGTGCTCTACCTGATGTTCAACGAGGGGTACGCGTCCACCGCCGGGCCGTTGATCAGAACGGACCTGTGCACCGAGGCGATCCGGCTCACCCGCGAACTCGCCGCGCTGATGCCCGACGAGCCCGAGGTCCTGGGCCTGCTCGCCCTGTTGCTGCTGACCGAGGCCCGCCGCCCGGCCCGGCTCGACTCGACCGGCGAGCTGGTGCTGCTGGCCGACCAGGACCGGTCACTGTGGAACCGCGCACTCATCGCTGAGGGCCACGACCTGGTCCGCCGCTGTCTGCGGCGCAACCGGCCCGGCCCGTACCAGATCCAGGCCGCGATCAGCGCGGTGCACACCGACGGCGACGCCACCGACTGGCCACAGGTCCTGGCACTGTACGACCAGCTCCTCGTGATCACGCCAACGCCGGTCGTCGCGCTCAACCGTGCCGTCGCCGTCGCCGAGGTGCACGGGCCGGCGGTGGCCCTCGCCGCGTTGGAGGGTGTCGACCTCCCCGGCTACCACCGGCTGCCCGCCACCCGGGCCGAGTTGCTCGCCCGGCTCGGACGCGACGACGAGGCGCGAGCCGCCTACGACCAGGCCGTGGCACTGGCCACCAACGAGACCGAGCGGGCCTACCTGCGGACCCGTCGTACCGCACTGAGTCACCAGTGAACGAAGAACATCATGAACAGCTCCCAGGAACTCGTCTACCGCCCCACCCTGCACGTCTGAGCCGTCCCGACACCCACCGCCCCGGCGACTGACGCGTCTGCCGGGGCGGCTCGGTGTCCGGTAATGATCACCACTGGTGGGCCACGTCGAGCACGATCCGACTGTGTCCGTCGGGACCGGCGAGGACGAACGTGCGGAACGGCAACCGCGCCCGTACGCCGACCGCGAAGGTGCTGTAGCCCTCGAAGCTGCCGCCGAAGACGACGTCACGCAGTGTCGGGTAGCGCAGCAGGTTCGCGACGTGCTCACCGACCGCGTACGGCACAGTGCCCTGGTGTGCGTCGTCGTACGCCGGTGCGCGCAGCGAGACCCGCAGCAGCGCCCCTCCGGCGGTGTACGTCGACAACGCCAGCCCCTCGCCCTCGGTCCACGTCTCGCCGTAGCCGACCGCGTAACCATCGACCGGGCCGGCGAACTCGAACACCACCCGGTCGTAGCAGTCGTGCCGACCGGTGCGGACGTCGACCAGCGGGGCGTCGCTGAGCGCGCCGGCCGACTTCTCCGCGCTGCCCCAGGTGATGCCGCAGTACGCCGACCCGGTCGTGGTGCCCGCTGCGGTGCTGCTGCCCGCGCCGACGAGCAGCCCGGCGAGGACGACCACCATCGCCGTCAGTGCGCTTCTGATCCTCATCGTGGTTCTCCGTTCGAGATTCGGGGCCACGTGGCGGCGGCGCTGCCGGTGGCCCTCTGCCGCCACCGTCGTCCCTTCTCGGCACGGGCACTTCGCCACGGCGTAACCGCTCAGTAACAGCGGCCGAGATTCAGCCGACTGTGGGCGGCCGGTGGAGCGTGCGCAGCGGGGAGCAGAACACCGGAAGCCAGGTCAACGCGTTCGCGATCGCACCGACCACCAGCGCGGTGCGGACGCCTCCGTACTGTCCGAGTACTCCGGCGAGTACGGCGCCGATGGTGAGCGCCCCGGTGAGTAGAAACCGGAAGGTGGCGTTCATCCGCCCGAGCAACGCGTCCGGGGTGGCGCCCTGGCGGAGGCTGACCCCGATCACGTTGCCGACTCCCGTCCGCCAGGCCAACGCCAGCCAACCGACCGCCGCCACCCAGAGCATCGGCCCGGTGTCGATCAGCGTGACCAACCCGCCGAGCGGCGCAACGAGCAGCCCGGGCAACCAGAGCGCGCGACCGTGACCTATCCGCTCGGCGAGCGGGCGTGCGGTCACCGCACCGAGCAGGGCACCGATCCCACCCATGCCGAGGAACAGGCCGAGGGCGGCCGCGCCCAGCCCCAACTCGCGCAGGAACACTACCGGCAGCAGGGTGGTGGTCAGCTGCATGGTCAGGTTGATACTCGCGGTCGAGAGGGCGAGCGGGCGGAGCAGGGGGTTGCCTGTCACGTGCCGGACGCCCGTGCGGAGCTGCTGGACGAAACCGCCCGGCGCCCGCGGCGGACGTCGGCGGGGTGCTTCGGCACGGATCCGGGCCAGAATCACACCGGACACCACGAAGGTCACCGCGTCCAGCACGATCGCGACCGGTGCCGTGAGCGCCTGTACGACGATCCCGCCCAGCCCTCGACCCGCAATCTGCATGGTCGCACTGGTGCTCATCATCAGTGCGTTCGCCGCCACCAACCGGCTCCTGCCTACCAACTCCGGTAGATAGCTCTGCGCGGCGACGTCGGCGAAGACGGTGCCGACTCCGGTCAGCAGCACCACCACGTACAGCTGCGGGATGGTCAGCCACCCGGCCCACCATGCCACCGGCACGGATGCGACCAGCGCCGCCCGGGTGAGATCGGCGGTGACCAGGACGGCACGGTGCGGCAGCCGGTCGACCCAGACTCCGGCCGGCAGACCGATCAGCAGGAACGCGGCGGTGCTCAGCGCACCGAGCAGCCCCACCTCACCGGGGCTTGCCGACAGCAGGGAGACGGCCAACACCGGCACGGCCAACTGGCCGATGTGGAAGCCGACGCCATCGATGAGGGCGGCGGTGTAGAGCAGTCGGAAGGAATTCGGCCAGGGGTTGGCCTGGTCCGTCGATCCGGTCGTCGTCGAGGCGGTGGTCATGCCGCCCACGGTGCCGGCGGCAGCGCCTCGAACCGATAGATTTGACTCTCGCCGAATCCGTCGGGGGCGCCAATGATGCTGGTCGGTCTGAACGTGCGGGACCTGGCGATGATCCGATTCGCGGTGTCACCGCTCTGGGAAGCTGTGGCGAGCGTGCGGATCATCAAGCGGCCGCGTCAGTTTCCGGAGCATCTGGCCTGGTACGAGCGGGTCCAGCCACGCTTGGCGGGCGTGCGGTGGCAGCTCTTCGCCGACCTGGTGCAGATGCCGACGCCGATCATCCCGACCTTCGTCTGCCCGCCGCCGGCCACTTCGCAGCCCACCCTCGACATCGAGTTGGCGTCCCTCGTCGCCACCCCTGCCGAAGCGGTGCGGGCCAGCCTCGACGCGCTGCCCGGGCCGAGGTCGTCACCTCTGGCGGCGCTCTATGCCGACCCGCCGAGTCACCTCGATCGGCTGGCCGAGGCCATCCGGGCGTACGTCGACGCGGTCATCGCACCCTACTGGCCCCGGATGCGCACCCTGCTGGAGCGGGAGGTGCTACTCGGTGCACAGCGCATGGCCACCGACGGGGTTCATGGTCTGCTCAATCACCTCGACCCCTTCGTCCGGCTGAAGGCCGACACGCTGTCGGTGGAGCACATCACCCAAAGTGGCACGGTGCGACTCGACGGGCGGGGCCTGCTGCTCGTACCGTCGGTATTCAACGGCCGCCGGGTGTGGTCGAATTTCGGCTCTCCTGGACAACCGGTGCTGCGCTTCCCGGCGCGGGCGGTGGCCACCCTCTGGGAACGGGATCGGACCCCGCACGGGCACGCGCTCGCCCGGGTCCTGGGTCGGACCCGCGCGGCGCTGCTGCACGAGTTGGCCGTACCGACCTCGACTCTGGAACTCGCCGAACGGTGCCAGCTCACCTCGGGCACCGTGTCCCAGCACCTCGGCGCGCTGCGTGACGCCGGCCTCGTCGGCACCCACCGGGTCGGACGCTTCGTCCTCTACGCCCGCACAACCGCAGCCGAGGCGCTGATCGCCGCCAACGGTACGGCTGTCACCTGAGACCGGTCGGCGCGGCCCGTCAGGTCGGATGGCGCGCCTCGGCAGTATGACGCTTCCGCTATGTCGGACATCGGTCGCCCGGGCTATAGCATTCACGTACATCGATGACGGTGGCCGGTGGCCGCCGGGCGACCGCAGGGGAGTGCGTGATGTTCCGACGACAACTGAGACGTACGGCGATGGCCATGCTGGTGGCCGTGCTGGCGGCAGCCGGGGTGCAGCTCGCCACGGGCGCTCCGGCCGCCGCCGTGCGGACCGTCTACTACGACGCGAGCCGGACCGGTGAGTTCCGCACCAACTTCGACCAGGCGGCGCAGATCTGGAACAGCCGGGTCAGCAACGTCCGGCTGCTGGCCGGCACCCCGGCCAGCATCACCATCTACGTCGACGACGGCTGGCCCCGGGCGCAGCCGACCGGCCTCGGCTCGGGACGGATCTGGATGGGCCGCACGGCCGTCAACCAGGGCTACGACCGTAACCGCATCGCCGCCCACGAGATCGGGCACATCCTGGGCCTGCCGGACCGGCGTACCGGACTGTGCACCGACCTGATGTCCGGCAGCAGCGCCCCGGTGTCCTGCCGCAACGCCAACCCCAGCTCGACCGAGGCGAGCCGGGTGAACTCGCTGTTCGCCGGCAGCCTGGCCGCGCCGGCCAGTACGACGTACACCTGGACCGGCGACTCCAACATCGAACCGTTGGTGGTCGGCGGCCGACCGGCGTCGGAGAACTACCCGTTCATGGTCTACGTCTCCGGCTGCACCGGCACGCTGATCAAGGGCAACTGGG
This portion of the Micromonospora zamorensis genome encodes:
- a CDS encoding L-rhamnose mutarotase; translation: MQRHGCVIRLRPEQRETYLRLHATVWPSVEQTLREANFRNYTIFLHDDLLFGYYEYVGDDYDADLRLIAADPQTQEWWKLTDPCQESLAEPGSGDWWAPMREVWHLADEAVEQAPDPAGQGSGS
- a CDS encoding ArsR/SmtB family transcription factor, which codes for MMLVGLNVRDLAMIRFAVSPLWEAVASVRIIKRPRQFPEHLAWYERVQPRLAGVRWQLFADLVQMPTPIIPTFVCPPPATSQPTLDIELASLVATPAEAVRASLDALPGPRSSPLAALYADPPSHLDRLAEAIRAYVDAVIAPYWPRMRTLLEREVLLGAQRMATDGVHGLLNHLDPFVRLKADTLSVEHITQSGTVRLDGRGLLLVPSVFNGRRVWSNFGSPGQPVLRFPARAVATLWERDRTPHGHALARVLGRTRAALLHELAVPTSTLELAERCQLTSGTVSQHLGALRDAGLVGTHRVGRFVLYARTTAAEALIAANGTAVT
- a CDS encoding RNA polymerase sigma factor, translating into MDLASIYRAEYGRCVATLARVLGDINLAEEAVQDAFTTALQKWQTPPPNPGAWIVTTARNRAVDRLRRESTREARHAQALLLHHQDEPREVGPVKDDQLRLIFTCCHPALAPDARTALTLRLLGGLDVSEIARAYLVQEATVAQRIVRAKKKIRDANIPYRVPAEHELPDRLPPVLTVLYLMFNEGYASTAGPLIRTDLCTEAIRLTRELAALMPDEPEVLGLLALLLLTEARRPARLDSTGELVLLADQDRSLWNRALIAEGHDLVRRCLRRNRPGPYQIQAAISAVHTDGDATDWPQVLALYDQLLVITPTPVVALNRAVAVAEVHGPAVALAALEGVDLPGYHRLPATRAELLARLGRDDEARAAYDQAVALATNETERAYLRTRRTALSHQ
- a CDS encoding peptidoglycan-binding domain-containing protein — encoded protein: MLTRRNLLVAAGAAVVGAVPLANSATAALPQLDMEALIKAAQIDPRRPDTALTDGAKDSVLLVERALQARGLLSSTYVDGHFGTSTIAAYAAYQRSLGYTGLDATGLPGPSSLRSLGEGRYAVVRAISPGSVVTLRGVQVNTRTRSMLFEAERLLGRQLGITQGSYSSGVGASAGTHDGGGALDLSVSGLSSAVRTDVLRRLRTVGFAAWLRTPAQGDWGYHIHAIALSDTDQSTGAQNQAGDYYLGRNGLANRGADDGPAVSPKRTWEEYQRTL
- a CDS encoding AMIN-like domain-containing (lipo)protein; its protein translation is MRIRSALTAMVVVLAGLLVGAGSSTAAGTTTGSAYCGITWGSAEKSAGALSDAPLVDVRTGRHDCYDRVVFEFAGPVDGYAVGYGETWTEGEGLALSTYTAGGALLRVSLRAPAYDDAHQGTVPYAVGEHVANLLRYPTLRDVVFGGSFEGYSTFAVGVRARLPFRTFVLAGPDGHSRIVLDVAHQW
- a CDS encoding MFS transporter; its protein translation is MTTASTTTGSTDQANPWPNSFRLLYTAALIDGVGFHIGQLAVPVLAVSLLSASPGEVGLLGALSTAAFLLIGLPAGVWVDRLPHRAVLVTADLTRAALVASVPVAWWAGWLTIPQLYVVVLLTGVGTVFADVAAQSYLPELVGRSRLVAANALMMSTSATMQIAGRGLGGIVVQALTAPVAIVLDAVTFVVSGVILARIRAEAPRRRPPRAPGGFVQQLRTGVRHVTGNPLLRPLALSTASINLTMQLTTTLLPVVFLRELGLGAAALGLFLGMGGIGALLGAVTARPLAERIGHGRALWLPGLLVAPLGGLVTLIDTGPMLWVAAVGWLALAWRTGVGNVIGVSLRQGATPDALLGRMNATFRFLLTGALTIGAVLAGVLGQYGGVRTALVVGAIANALTWLPVFCSPLRTLHRPPTVG
- a CDS encoding YciI family protein, with the translated sequence MKQYLLSVHFVEGAPAPSDEEMQTMFAETGRINDEMLAAGAWVFGGGLLSPDSATVVRVENGATTMSDGPFAETKEHIAGFWVIRCEDLDQALAWAEKCAAACGPVEVRPFDDLSQA
- a CDS encoding DUF6069 family protein, with translation MTSTATTTTTTTSTFGALIRTGLIATVAASAATMAVAAVGHAAGISLDVADAPIPVTGFGVLTAVFSLVGVLLAALLSRFARRPRRTFVRTTVVLTVLSLVPDVIADAGVGTKALLMLTHLVAAAIVIPAVARRLAA